The Hippoglossus stenolepis isolate QCI-W04-F060 chromosome 11, HSTE1.2, whole genome shotgun sequence genome includes a window with the following:
- the LOC118118210 gene encoding voltage-dependent R-type calcium channel subunit alpha-1E isoform X3 codes for MILATITANCVVLALEQHLPGEDKTPMAKKLEKTEPYFIGIFCFEAGIKLVALGFVFHKGSYLRNGWNVMDFIVVLSGILATAGAHMNIPVDLRTLRAVRVLRPLKLVSGIPSLQIVLKSIMKAMIPLLQIGLLLFFAILMFAIIGLEFYSGKLHQNCLPSDYILENETIDSSELAFACGVRKCPELYDCNDTWIGPNDGITQFDNILFAVLTVFQCITMEGWTAVLYNTNDALGFTWNWMYFIPLIIIGSFFVLNLVLGVLSGEFAKERERVENRRAFMKLRRQQQVERELNGYRAWIDRAEEVMLAEENKSSGRSPLDVLKRASKKTGARRGAPGDEKYTDMSTANMSRSRMNFRSGRRGPAAYLRRKERMLRISLRRMVKTDTFYLMVLSLVALNTICVAIVHHNQPDWLTLFLYYAEFVFLGLFLAEMFLKMYGLGFRLYFQSSFNRFDCAVIVGSIFEVVWGFFRPGMSFGLSVLRALRLLKIFKITKYWSSLRNLVVSLMSSMKSIISLLFLLFLFIVVFALLGMQLFGGRFIFEDYTPTNFDTFPAAIMTVFQILTGEDWNEVMYDGIRSQGGVQYGMWSSIYFIVLTLFGNYTLLNVFLAIAVDNLANAQELTKDEEEEEFFNQRYARGRDGLISDGRRRPYLYRKRAIHRGRPTFPDEPECVPGAPDEQPLNGARPFSNRRERRRKVNMSVWEQRANQLRKRRQMASREELCSAPAEDTSETPSNAHNVPTLSPQASPGQLPESPMSVGMPLPEPPMSISIAIPEPPAAEPLVSLSEEKTAGANHRTTGGGRHRMARKFRPSQGPEEGARHRRHRHREARSEAKSLDCTQTPHEVQQVRRSLSQERKILDEREEKEEREERGKTEAEGGSVQDDGGTCIVNPYADVGDDCRRSDIPDPPQCEQLLDCSWSEQGEGRVEPALEATEYTVSAMEAENCPVPIKRDRSHLEGSVAIEMSAQPLLELTPMTVNSKELEAYHSEETEEEEPPTPPKPIAPDSMFIFKASNPIRRICHYVVNLRYFEMTILLVIVASSIALAAEDPVAASSDRNKVLRYFDYVFTGVFTFEMIIKMIDQGLILHDGSYFRDMWNILDFIVVVGALIAFALTNNKGRDIKTIKSLRVLRVLRPLKTIKRLPKLKAVFDCVVTSLKNVFNILIVYQLFMFIFAVIAVQLFKGKFFYCTDSSMNSEKECQGFYIDYSRDKKEVKKREWRRHEFHYDNVCWALLTLFTVSTGEGWPQVLQHSTDVTEENMGPSRGNRMEMSVFYVVYFVVFPFFFVNIFVALIIITFQEQGDKMIQECSLEKNERACIDFAISAKPMTRYMPQNRQTFQYRLWHFVASPSFEYTVLVMIALNTVVLMMKYHSAPTAYDTVLKHLNTAFTVLFSMECVLKIMAFGLVNYFRDTWNIFDFITVIGSITEIIVDLQSVNTINMSFLKLFRAARLIKLLRQGYTIRILLWTFVQSFKALPYVCLLIAMLFFIYAIIGMQVFGNIKLNDESHINQHNNFKTFFSALMLLFRSATGESWQEIMLSCLSGQECEPDPSISPDTLSPDHKGGCGTDFAYCYFVSFIFFSSFLMLNLFVAVIMDNFEYLTRDSSILGPHHLDEFVRIWGEYDRLACGRIHYTAMYEMLTHMSPPLGLGKKCPAKIAYKRLVLMNMPVDEDMSVHFTSTLMSLIRTALDIKIARGQGACGEDRVALDSELQKEISIIWPYLPQKNLDLLVPINKDTDMTVGKIYASMMIMDYFKQNKAKKLRQQLEAQKSNLMFKRLDAAALPEDILSNTQPLPMMAHSAGSALTRGGFVALSPISPQELFLQTISSDTEASREQPLETEVAGGSMKRSVSTVGDQRVNGLWQDEKSPERLYRPRHKSYKAAVSRSDHKQQADRERGRSKERCHLLSPDTSRCNSEERSLQPSCSSSVERAHVQDKQGNSSDSPVPSTSESSTPSGRRPLSQTPTRSRPHISYSPLVCRTQASVGEDEDEQGSPETMRRGKPTREAKKGVAGEGRAEAGQHSSPPRRYPSEPFLASQEGDHSPDPSGPMETLTFEAAVACSLGRSNTISSARPRLRTGWQVPNGHFRKRLAQTTSVAGCDPLSDTEEDDRC; via the exons GATCCTGGCCACTGCCGGTGCCCACATGAACATCCCAGTTGACCTCCGAACCCTGAGGGCCGTGCGAGTGCTGAGGCCTCTCAAGCTCGTCTCCGGGATCCCCA GCCTGCAGATTGTGCTGAAGTCCATCATGAAGGCCATGATCCCGCTGCTCCAGATCGGCCTCTTGTTGTTCTTCGCCATCCTCATGTTTGCCATCATCGGCCTGGAGTTCTACAGCGGGAAGCTCCACCAAAACTGCCTGCCATCGGACTACATCCTCG aaaatgaAACCATTGACTCGTCGGAGTTGGCGTTTGCGTGTGGAGTGAGGAAGTGTCCGGAGCTGTACGACTGCAACGACACCTGGATCGGGCCCAATGACGGCATCACGCAGTTCGACAACATCCTGTTCGCTGTGCTCACCGTCTTCCAGTGTATCACCATGGAGGGATGGACGGCCGTCCTCTACAAT ACCAACGATGCCTTGGGTTTCACATGGAACTGGATGTACTTCATCCCTCTCATCATCATCGGCTCATTCTTTGTGCTGAACCTGGTGTTGGGAGTCTTGTCTGG AGAGTTTGccaaggagagggagagggtggaGAACCGGCGGGCCTTCATGAAGCTGCGGCgccagcagcaggtggagcGAGAACTGAACGGCTACCGAGCCTGGATAGACAGGGCAG AGGAGGTGATGCTTGCGGAGGAGAATAAAAGTTCAGGGAGATCGCCGTTAGACG TTCTGAAGAGAGCGAGTAAGAAGACCGGTGCACGTAGAGGAGCGCCAGGGGACGAGAAGTACACCGACATGTCCACAGCAA aCATGTCCCGATCGAGGATGAACTTCCGCAGTGGCCGCCGTGGCCCAGCTGCCTACCTGCGACGTAAAGAGCGCATGTTACGCATCTCCCTCCGGCGCATGGTGAAGACGGACACGTTCTACCTGATGGTGCTCAGCCTGGTGGCTCTGAACACCATCTGTGTGGCCATCGTCCACCACAACCAGCCCGACTGGCTgaccctcttcctct ACTATGCAGAGTTTGTTTTCCTGGGGCTGTTTTTGGCGGAGATGTTTCTGAAAATGTATGGTCTGGGTTTCCGGCTCTACTTCCAGTCATCTTTCAACCGCTTCGACTGTGCG GTTATTGTCGGCAGCATCTTCGAGGTGGTTTGGGGCTTCTTCCGGCCTGGCATGTCGTTTGGTCTCAGCGTACTGAGAGCACTGAGACTCCTGAAAATTTTTAAGATCACCAA gtaCTGGTCCTCGCTCAGGAACCTGGTTGTTTCCCTCATGAGCTCCATGAAGTCCATCATCAGTctgctgtttcttctcttcctcttcatcgtgGTGTTTGCTCTGTTGGGGATGCAGCTTTTCGGAGGAAG GTTCATCTTTGAAGATTACACTCCCACCAATTTTGACACGTTTCCAGCTGCCATCATGACAGTGTTTCAG ATTCTGACTGGTGAGGACTGGAACGAGGTGATGTACGATGGGATTCGCTCACAGGGAGGAGTGCAGTATGGCATGTGGTCATCGATCTACTTCATTGTGCTCACACTATTTGGAAACT ACACACTGCTGAATGTCTTCTTGGCCATCGCTGTGGATAATCTGGCAAACGCACAGGAACTGACAAAG gacgaggaggaagaggagttctTCAACCAGAGATATGCCAGGGGCAGGGATGGCCTGATCTCTGA TGGTAGAAGAAGACCCTACCTATACAGGAAACGTGCAATCCACCGAGGTCGTCCAACCTTCCCAGACGAGCCCGAGTGTGTGCCAGGGGCCCCCGACGAGCAGCCTCTCAATGGCGCCAGACCATTCTCCAATCgacgagagaggaggagaaaagttaACATGTCAGTCTGGGAGCAGAGAGCCAACCAGCTACGCAAACGCCGCCAGATGGCGAGCAGGGAGGAGCTGTGTAGCGCCCCTGCAGAGGACACCAGTGAAACTCCCAGCAACGCCCACAATGTCCCCACCCTTTCCCCACAGGCCAGTCCGGGTCAGCTGCCGGAGTCTCCCATGTCAGTTGGGATGCCCCTCCCTGAGCCTCCGATGTCCATCTCCATCGCCATCCCTGAGCCTCCGGCGGCTGAGCCTCTGGTGAGCCTGAGtgaggagaaaacagcagggGCCAACCACCGCACCACAGGCGGAGGCAGGCACAGGATGGCCCGCAAGTTCAGGCCCAGTCAGGGGCCGGAGGAAGGGGCCCGGCACAGACGCCACCGGCACCGTGAGGCTCGCAGTGAGGCCAAGAGTCTGGACTGCACTCAGACGCCCCATGAGGTGCAACAAGTGAGACGCTCGCTCAGCCAGGAGAGGAAGATACTGgacgagagggaggagaaggaagaaagagaggagagggggaaaacCGAGGCGGAGGGAGGGTCGGTCCAAGATGATGGTGGAACCTGCATCGTCAACCCATATGCGGATGTTGGAGACGACTGCAGAAG ATCTGACATCCCTGATCCTCCTCAATGCGAGCAGCTGCTTGACTGTTCCTGGTCCGAGCAGGGTGAGGGCCGTGTGGAGCCGGCGTTGGAGGCCACAGAGTACACTGTGAGCGCCATGGAGGCCGAGAACTGCCCGGTTCCCATCAAACGTGACAGGTCCCACCTGGAGGGGAGCGTGGCCATCGAGATGTCTGCACAGCCGCTGCTGGAGCTCACACCCATGACAG TGAACAGTAAAGAGCTGGAGGCGTACCACTccgaggagacggaggaggaggaacctCCGACTCCTCCCAAACCCATCGCCCCAGACAGCATGTTCATCTTCAAGGCCTCCAACCC CATCAGGAGGATCTGCCATTATGTGGTGAATCTACGTTACTTCGAGATGACCATCCTCCTTGTGATCGTGGCAAGCAGCATTGCACTGGCCGCTGAGGACCCCGTGGCCGCCAGCTCGGACAGGAACAAG GTCCTCCGTTACTTTGACTACGTCTTCACTGGAGTGTTCACCTTTGAAATGATCATCAAG ATGATAGACCAGGGCCTCATCCTTCACGACGGCTCCTATTTCCGAGACATGTGGAACATCCTGGACTTCATCGTGGTGGTGGGGGCTCTGATTGCCTTTGCTCTGAC GAACAACAAAGGCCGAGACATCAAGACAATAAAGTCTCTCCGAGTACTGAGAGTCCTGCGGCCTCTTAAAACCATCAAGAGACTTCCTAAACTCAAG GCTGTTTTTGACTGTGTCGTCACGTCCCTGAAAAACGTCTTCAACATCCTCATCGTGTATCAGCTCTTCATGTTCATCTTTGCTGTCATTGCCGTGCAGCTCTTTAAGGGGAAGTTCTTCTACTGCACTGACAGCTCCATGAATTCAGAGAAGGAATGCCA AGGCTTCTACATTGACTACAGCAGAGAcaagaaggaggtgaagaagagagagtggaggagacaCGAGTTTCACTACGACAACGTCTGCTGGGCCCTGCTCACACTGTTCACGGTCTCGACTGGGGAGGGATGGCCTCA GGTCCTGCAGCACTCGACTGACGTGACAGAGGAGAACATGGGGCCGAGTCGTGGGAATCGAATGGAGATGTCAGTGTTCTACGTGGTTTACTTCGTAGTCTTCCCGTTCTTCTTTGTCAACATCTTCGTGGCTCTGATCATCATCACCTTCCAGGAGCAGGGTGACAAGATGATCCAGGAGTGCAGTCTGGAGAAGAACGAG AGGGCCTGCATCGACTTTGCCATCAGCGCCAAGCCGATGACGCGCTACATGCCCCAAAACAGACAAACCTTCCAGTACCGGCTGTGGCACTTTGTGGCGTCGCCCTCGTTTGAGTACACGGTGCTCGTCATGATTGCCCTCAACACTGTGGTCCTCATGATGAAG taTCACTCAGCCCCAACAGCGTATGATACGGTCCTGAAACACCTGAACACAGCGTTCACTGTCCTCTTCTCCATGGAGTGTGTCCTCAAGATCATGGCATTTGGTTTAGTG AACTACTTTCGAGATACTTGGAATATTTTTGATTTCATCACTGTTATTGGCAGCATCACTGAGATAATTGTGGATTTACAG TCGGTGAACACAATCAACATGAGCTTCCTGAAGCTTTTCCGAGCGGCCAGGTTGATCAAGCTGCTGAGACAGGGTTACACGATTCGTATTCTGCTGTGGACGTTCGTGCAATCGTTTAAG GCTCTTCCGTATGTGTGTCTCCTCATTGCGATGCTTTTCTTCATATATGCTATAATTGGAATGCAG GTGTTTGGAAACATCAAGCTGAATGATGAGAGTCACATCAATCAGCACAACAACTTCAAGACGTTCTTCAGCGCGTTGATGCTTCTGTTCAG GAGTGCGACAGGAGAGTCGTGGCAGGAGATCATGCTCTCCTGTCTGTCGGGTCAGGAGTGTGAGCCTGACCCCTCCATCTCCCCTGACACCTTGTCTCCAGACCACAAGGGAGGCTGCGGGACCGACTTCGCTTACTGCTACTTCgtctccttcatcttcttcagctccttcctG ATGCTGAATCTGTTCGTGGCCGTGATCATGGATAACTTCGAGTACCTGACTCGAGACTCCTCGATCCTCGGCCCCCATCACCTGGACGAGTTCGTCCGCATCTGGGGGGAATATGATCGTCTGGCGTG TGGTCGTATCCACTACACGGCCATGTACGAGATGTTAACACACATGTCTCCACCTCTGGGCCTGGGAAAAAAATGTCCTGCTAAGATCGCATACAAG AGGTTGGTGTTGATGAACATGCCCGTGGACGAGGACATGTCCGTCCACTTCACCTCCACCCTGATGTCGCTCATCCGCACGGCTTTAGACATCAAGATCGCCCGAGGTCAGGGTGCAT GTGGTGAGGACCGTGTGGCCCTGgactctgagctgcagaaagagatCAGCATCATTTGGCCGTATCTTCCCCAGAAGAACTTAGACCTCCTGGTACCAATCAACAAAG ATACGGACATGACCGTGGGGAAGATCTACGCCTCGATGATGATCATGGACTATTTCAAACAGAACAAAGCCAAGAAGCTCAGGCAACAACTGGAGGCTCAG AAGAGTAACTTGATGTTCAAGCGTCTGGATGCCGCCGCCCTGCCAGAGGACATCCTCTCCAACACCCAGCCTCTGCCGATGATGGCCCACAGCGCTGGTTCTGCCCT GACCAGAGGAGGCTTCGTGGCGTTGAGCCCGATCTCACCCCAGGAACTGTTTTTGCAGACGATAAGCTCCGATACTGAAGCAAGTCGAGAGCAACCTCTG GAGACGGAGGTTGCCGGTGGCTCCATGAAGCGTTCGGTGTCCACTGTTGGGGATCAGCGGGTCAACGGTCTCTGGCAGGACGAGAAAAGTCCTGAGCGACTGTATCGACCTCGTCACAAAAGCTACAAGGCTGCTG TCTCCCGGTCAGATCACAAGCAGCAGGCTGACAGGGAGCGTGGCCGCTCTAAGGAGCGCTGCCACCTCCTCTCACCAGACACATCTCGCTGTAACTCAGAGGAAAGGAGCCTGCAGCCCTCGTGCTCCTCCAGCGTGGAGCGAGCACACGTCCAAGATAAACAG GGAAACAGCTCAGACAGTCCAGTGCCCTCCACCTCAGAGTCCAGCACCCCCAGCGGCCGACGACCATTATCGCAAACCCCGACCCGGTCTCGCCCTCACATCTCCTACTCCCCGCTCGTGTGTCGCACACAAGCCTCTGTCGGTGAAGACGAGGACGAACAGGGCAGCCCAGAGACCATGAGGCGAGGCAAGCCCACCCGGGAGGCCAAAAAGGGGGTGGCAGGAGAAGGGCGGGCCGAGGCCGGCCAACACTCGTCCCCGCCTCGACGCTACCCCTCAGAGCCATTCCTGGCCTCACAAGAGGGGGACCACAGCCCTGACCCCTCTGGTCCCATGGAGACCTTGACCTTCGAGGCGGCTGTGGCCTGCAGCCTGGGACGCTCAAACACCATCAGCTCGGCCCGCCCGCGTTTGCGGACTGGCTGGCAGGTCCCCAACGGACACTTTCGGAAGCGTTTGGCGCAGACGACCTCGGTTGCGGGCTGTGATCCTCTcagtgacacagaggaggacgacAGGTGCTAG